From Amphiprion ocellaris isolate individual 3 ecotype Okinawa chromosome 2, ASM2253959v1, whole genome shotgun sequence, a single genomic window includes:
- the gatad2ab gene encoding GATA zinc finger domain containing 2Ab isoform X1 translates to MSEEAVRQTRSQKRALERDHATLSGSPGDMDSKRVKLEKGDAAEAPLALVGAGAGVEGVKLKSEQHAKVAASILKSGEVKATIKVEVQTGDEPVDMSTSKSDIKKERQPPSPDDVIVLSDNEPSSPLMNGHCFTKTDTDKLMKSSPEERERIIKQLKEELRLQEAKLVLLKKLRQSQIQKESTVQKASGSVATPPPLVRGSMTSSKGPLQVTGRSSGTVIPPPLVRGGQHVPSKHNSHIVMPPLVRGAQPIAVTPQQIASLRQQQQQHSGSGPPPLLLAPRASVPNVQVQGQRIIQQGLIRVANVANSNVMVNIPQASPTSLKGSSASPNSSINDSPASRQAAAKLALRKQLEKTLLEIPPPKPPAPEFNFLPSAANNEFIYLLGLEEVVQKLLEMHGRGNLGPAAAMASSILKEPYTCAQCKTDFTSRWRKEKAGTILCDQCMSSNQKKALKAEHTNRLKAAFVKALQQEQEIEQRILQQAASSSSSASKTTSSSSPSLSKSEMLVSQQYKQVRAAMHHRSLPAHHSIKQSQLSHSLQSAVSSRGVAHSFTSSSQLQNAVTAAALGSRAGKHAAARPLHQGAKVSAGSSGNQGNMAAWRKQSGGNTGMTMAYVNPSLSAHKTSSAVERQREYLLDMIPSRSISQAANTWK, encoded by the exons ATGTCAGAGGAGGCAGTGCGTCAAACGCGCAGCCAGAAGCGGGCTCTGGAGAGGGACCATGCAACTCTTTCTGGGTCCCCGGGGGACATGGACAGTAAACGGGTTAAGCTGGAGAAGGGTGACGCAGCTGAGGCCCCTCTGGCCCTGGtgggagctggagctggagttGAGGGGGTCAAGCTGAAGAGCGAGCAGCATGCTAAGGTAGCAGCCAGCATTCTAAAGTCAGGGGAAGTGAAGGCGACCATCAAGGTAGAGGTGCAGACTGGAGACGAGCCTGTCGACATGAGCACAtctaaaag CGATATTAAGAAAGAGCGGCAGCCACCTTCACCAGATGATGTGATTGTGTTATCGGACAATGAGCCATCCAGTCCCCTCATGAATGGACACTGCTTCACAAAGACTGACACAGATAAACTTATG AAGAGTTCACCTGAGGAAAGAGAGCGCATCATCAAACAGCTGAAGGAGGAGCTGAGACTCCAAGAGGCCAAACTGGTGCTACTTAAGAAACTACGACAGAGCCAGATTCAGAAGGAGAGCACTGTACAGAAG GCGAGTGGCTCTGTggctactcctcctcctctggtgaGAGGTAGCATGACATCAAGCAAAGGACCCCTTCAG GTGACAGGTCGTAGCTCAGGCACGGTGATCCCCCCTCCCTTGGTGCGGGGTGGGCAACATGTCCCGTCCAAACACAACTCTCACATTGTGATGCCACCCCTGGTCAGAGGAGCCCAG CCTATTGCGGTGACTCCCCAGCAGATAGCCAGTCTACgtcagcaacagcagcagcacagcggTTCGGGTCCCCCTCCACTGCTGTTGGCTCCCAGGGCTTCTGTGCCCAATGTCCAGGTCCAGGGCCAGAGGATCATTCAGCAGGGACTCATTCGGGTGGCTAATGTGGCCAACAGCAATGTCATGGTCAACATCCCTCAG GCCTCTCCAACCAGCCTAAAGGGCTCTTCAGCGTCACCCAACTCTAGCATCAATGATTCCCCAGCAAGCCGGCAGGCGGCTGCTAAACTTGCACTGCGTAAGCAGTTGGAGAAGACGCTGCTGGAGATCCCGCCACCCAAACCTCCTGCCCCTGAATTCAACTTCTTGCCTTCTGCAGCCAATAATGAGTTCATCTATCTGTTGGGGTTGGAAGAGGTGGTGCAAAAACTTCTGGAGATGCACGGCAGGG GTAATCTGGGCCCAGCTGCTGCAATGGCCAGCTCCATTCTTAAAGAGCCATACACCTGTGCCCAGTGTAAGACGGACTTTACCTCCCGCTGGAGAAAGGAGAAGGCTGGGACCATCCTCTGTGACCAATGCATGTCGTCCAATCAGAAGAAGGCCCTGAAGGCTGAGCACACCAACCGGCTGAAGGCAGCCTTTGTGAAGGCACTCCAACAGGAGCAAGAGATCGAGCAGCGTATCCTCCAGCAGGcagcctcttcttcctcctctgcctctAAAACCACCTCgtcctcctctccctcactGTCCAAAAGTGAGATGCTGGTGTCCCAGCAGTATAAGCAGGTCAGGGCTGCCATGCATCACAGATCTTTGCCTGCTCACCACTCCATTAAGCAG AGTCAGCTGTCACACAGCCTCCAGTCTGCGGTGAGCTCTCGTGGTGTGGCCcactccttcacctcctcctcccagctGCAGAATGCCGTGACAGCAGCAGCGCTGGGCAGTAGGGCAGGTAAGCATGCTGCAGCTCGCCCTCTGCATCAGGGGGCAAAAGTCAGCGCCGGCAGCAGCGGTAACCAGGGCAACATGGCCGCTTGGAGGAAGCAGAGCGGTGGCAACACAG GTATGACTATGGCCTATGTGAACCCCAGCTTATCTGCTCATAAGACCAGCTCTGCTGTGGAGCGTCAGCGAGAATATCTGCTGGACATGATTCCCTCCCGTTCTATCTCCCAAGCAGCAAACACATGGAAATAA
- the gatad2ab gene encoding GATA zinc finger domain containing 2Ab isoform X2: MSEEAVRQTRSQKRALERDHATLSGSPGDMDSKRVKLEKGDAAEAPLALVGAGAGVEGVKLKSEQHAKVAASILKSGEVKATIKVEVQTGDEPVDMSTSKSDIKKERQPPSPDDVIVLSDNEPSSPLMNGHCFTKTDTDKLMKSSPEERERIIKQLKEELRLQEAKLVLLKKLRQSQIQKESTVQKASGSVATPPPLVRGSMTSSKGPLQVTGRSSGTVIPPPLVRGGQHVPSKHNSHIVMPPLVRGAQQIASLRQQQQQHSGSGPPPLLLAPRASVPNVQVQGQRIIQQGLIRVANVANSNVMVNIPQASPTSLKGSSASPNSSINDSPASRQAAAKLALRKQLEKTLLEIPPPKPPAPEFNFLPSAANNEFIYLLGLEEVVQKLLEMHGRGNLGPAAAMASSILKEPYTCAQCKTDFTSRWRKEKAGTILCDQCMSSNQKKALKAEHTNRLKAAFVKALQQEQEIEQRILQQAASSSSSASKTTSSSSPSLSKSEMLVSQQYKQVRAAMHHRSLPAHHSIKQSQLSHSLQSAVSSRGVAHSFTSSSQLQNAVTAAALGSRAGKHAAARPLHQGAKVSAGSSGNQGNMAAWRKQSGGNTGMTMAYVNPSLSAHKTSSAVERQREYLLDMIPSRSISQAANTWK, translated from the exons ATGTCAGAGGAGGCAGTGCGTCAAACGCGCAGCCAGAAGCGGGCTCTGGAGAGGGACCATGCAACTCTTTCTGGGTCCCCGGGGGACATGGACAGTAAACGGGTTAAGCTGGAGAAGGGTGACGCAGCTGAGGCCCCTCTGGCCCTGGtgggagctggagctggagttGAGGGGGTCAAGCTGAAGAGCGAGCAGCATGCTAAGGTAGCAGCCAGCATTCTAAAGTCAGGGGAAGTGAAGGCGACCATCAAGGTAGAGGTGCAGACTGGAGACGAGCCTGTCGACATGAGCACAtctaaaag CGATATTAAGAAAGAGCGGCAGCCACCTTCACCAGATGATGTGATTGTGTTATCGGACAATGAGCCATCCAGTCCCCTCATGAATGGACACTGCTTCACAAAGACTGACACAGATAAACTTATG AAGAGTTCACCTGAGGAAAGAGAGCGCATCATCAAACAGCTGAAGGAGGAGCTGAGACTCCAAGAGGCCAAACTGGTGCTACTTAAGAAACTACGACAGAGCCAGATTCAGAAGGAGAGCACTGTACAGAAG GCGAGTGGCTCTGTggctactcctcctcctctggtgaGAGGTAGCATGACATCAAGCAAAGGACCCCTTCAG GTGACAGGTCGTAGCTCAGGCACGGTGATCCCCCCTCCCTTGGTGCGGGGTGGGCAACATGTCCCGTCCAAACACAACTCTCACATTGTGATGCCACCCCTGGTCAGAGGAGCCCAG CAGATAGCCAGTCTACgtcagcaacagcagcagcacagcggTTCGGGTCCCCCTCCACTGCTGTTGGCTCCCAGGGCTTCTGTGCCCAATGTCCAGGTCCAGGGCCAGAGGATCATTCAGCAGGGACTCATTCGGGTGGCTAATGTGGCCAACAGCAATGTCATGGTCAACATCCCTCAG GCCTCTCCAACCAGCCTAAAGGGCTCTTCAGCGTCACCCAACTCTAGCATCAATGATTCCCCAGCAAGCCGGCAGGCGGCTGCTAAACTTGCACTGCGTAAGCAGTTGGAGAAGACGCTGCTGGAGATCCCGCCACCCAAACCTCCTGCCCCTGAATTCAACTTCTTGCCTTCTGCAGCCAATAATGAGTTCATCTATCTGTTGGGGTTGGAAGAGGTGGTGCAAAAACTTCTGGAGATGCACGGCAGGG GTAATCTGGGCCCAGCTGCTGCAATGGCCAGCTCCATTCTTAAAGAGCCATACACCTGTGCCCAGTGTAAGACGGACTTTACCTCCCGCTGGAGAAAGGAGAAGGCTGGGACCATCCTCTGTGACCAATGCATGTCGTCCAATCAGAAGAAGGCCCTGAAGGCTGAGCACACCAACCGGCTGAAGGCAGCCTTTGTGAAGGCACTCCAACAGGAGCAAGAGATCGAGCAGCGTATCCTCCAGCAGGcagcctcttcttcctcctctgcctctAAAACCACCTCgtcctcctctccctcactGTCCAAAAGTGAGATGCTGGTGTCCCAGCAGTATAAGCAGGTCAGGGCTGCCATGCATCACAGATCTTTGCCTGCTCACCACTCCATTAAGCAG AGTCAGCTGTCACACAGCCTCCAGTCTGCGGTGAGCTCTCGTGGTGTGGCCcactccttcacctcctcctcccagctGCAGAATGCCGTGACAGCAGCAGCGCTGGGCAGTAGGGCAGGTAAGCATGCTGCAGCTCGCCCTCTGCATCAGGGGGCAAAAGTCAGCGCCGGCAGCAGCGGTAACCAGGGCAACATGGCCGCTTGGAGGAAGCAGAGCGGTGGCAACACAG GTATGACTATGGCCTATGTGAACCCCAGCTTATCTGCTCATAAGACCAGCTCTGCTGTGGAGCGTCAGCGAGAATATCTGCTGGACATGATTCCCTCCCGTTCTATCTCCCAAGCAGCAAACACATGGAAATAA
- the gatad2ab gene encoding GATA zinc finger domain containing 2Ab isoform X3, whose amino-acid sequence MSEEAVRQTRSQKRALERDHATLSGSPGDMDSKRVKLEKGDAAEAPLALVGAGAGVEGVKLKSEQHAKVAASILKSGEVKATIKVEVQTGDEPVDMSTSKSDIKKERQPPSPDDVIVLSDNEPSSPLMNGHCFTKTDTDKLMKSSPEERERIIKQLKEELRLQEAKLVLLKKLRQSQIQKESTVQKASGSVATPPPLVRGSMTSSKGPLQVTGRSSGTVIPPPLVRGGQHVPSKHNSHIVMPPLVRGAQIASLRQQQQQHSGSGPPPLLLAPRASVPNVQVQGQRIIQQGLIRVANVANSNVMVNIPQASPTSLKGSSASPNSSINDSPASRQAAAKLALRKQLEKTLLEIPPPKPPAPEFNFLPSAANNEFIYLLGLEEVVQKLLEMHGRGNLGPAAAMASSILKEPYTCAQCKTDFTSRWRKEKAGTILCDQCMSSNQKKALKAEHTNRLKAAFVKALQQEQEIEQRILQQAASSSSSASKTTSSSSPSLSKSEMLVSQQYKQVRAAMHHRSLPAHHSIKQSQLSHSLQSAVSSRGVAHSFTSSSQLQNAVTAAALGSRAGKHAAARPLHQGAKVSAGSSGNQGNMAAWRKQSGGNTGMTMAYVNPSLSAHKTSSAVERQREYLLDMIPSRSISQAANTWK is encoded by the exons ATGTCAGAGGAGGCAGTGCGTCAAACGCGCAGCCAGAAGCGGGCTCTGGAGAGGGACCATGCAACTCTTTCTGGGTCCCCGGGGGACATGGACAGTAAACGGGTTAAGCTGGAGAAGGGTGACGCAGCTGAGGCCCCTCTGGCCCTGGtgggagctggagctggagttGAGGGGGTCAAGCTGAAGAGCGAGCAGCATGCTAAGGTAGCAGCCAGCATTCTAAAGTCAGGGGAAGTGAAGGCGACCATCAAGGTAGAGGTGCAGACTGGAGACGAGCCTGTCGACATGAGCACAtctaaaag CGATATTAAGAAAGAGCGGCAGCCACCTTCACCAGATGATGTGATTGTGTTATCGGACAATGAGCCATCCAGTCCCCTCATGAATGGACACTGCTTCACAAAGACTGACACAGATAAACTTATG AAGAGTTCACCTGAGGAAAGAGAGCGCATCATCAAACAGCTGAAGGAGGAGCTGAGACTCCAAGAGGCCAAACTGGTGCTACTTAAGAAACTACGACAGAGCCAGATTCAGAAGGAGAGCACTGTACAGAAG GCGAGTGGCTCTGTggctactcctcctcctctggtgaGAGGTAGCATGACATCAAGCAAAGGACCCCTTCAG GTGACAGGTCGTAGCTCAGGCACGGTGATCCCCCCTCCCTTGGTGCGGGGTGGGCAACATGTCCCGTCCAAACACAACTCTCACATTGTGATGCCACCCCTGGTCAGAGGAGCCCAG ATAGCCAGTCTACgtcagcaacagcagcagcacagcggTTCGGGTCCCCCTCCACTGCTGTTGGCTCCCAGGGCTTCTGTGCCCAATGTCCAGGTCCAGGGCCAGAGGATCATTCAGCAGGGACTCATTCGGGTGGCTAATGTGGCCAACAGCAATGTCATGGTCAACATCCCTCAG GCCTCTCCAACCAGCCTAAAGGGCTCTTCAGCGTCACCCAACTCTAGCATCAATGATTCCCCAGCAAGCCGGCAGGCGGCTGCTAAACTTGCACTGCGTAAGCAGTTGGAGAAGACGCTGCTGGAGATCCCGCCACCCAAACCTCCTGCCCCTGAATTCAACTTCTTGCCTTCTGCAGCCAATAATGAGTTCATCTATCTGTTGGGGTTGGAAGAGGTGGTGCAAAAACTTCTGGAGATGCACGGCAGGG GTAATCTGGGCCCAGCTGCTGCAATGGCCAGCTCCATTCTTAAAGAGCCATACACCTGTGCCCAGTGTAAGACGGACTTTACCTCCCGCTGGAGAAAGGAGAAGGCTGGGACCATCCTCTGTGACCAATGCATGTCGTCCAATCAGAAGAAGGCCCTGAAGGCTGAGCACACCAACCGGCTGAAGGCAGCCTTTGTGAAGGCACTCCAACAGGAGCAAGAGATCGAGCAGCGTATCCTCCAGCAGGcagcctcttcttcctcctctgcctctAAAACCACCTCgtcctcctctccctcactGTCCAAAAGTGAGATGCTGGTGTCCCAGCAGTATAAGCAGGTCAGGGCTGCCATGCATCACAGATCTTTGCCTGCTCACCACTCCATTAAGCAG AGTCAGCTGTCACACAGCCTCCAGTCTGCGGTGAGCTCTCGTGGTGTGGCCcactccttcacctcctcctcccagctGCAGAATGCCGTGACAGCAGCAGCGCTGGGCAGTAGGGCAGGTAAGCATGCTGCAGCTCGCCCTCTGCATCAGGGGGCAAAAGTCAGCGCCGGCAGCAGCGGTAACCAGGGCAACATGGCCGCTTGGAGGAAGCAGAGCGGTGGCAACACAG GTATGACTATGGCCTATGTGAACCCCAGCTTATCTGCTCATAAGACCAGCTCTGCTGTGGAGCGTCAGCGAGAATATCTGCTGGACATGATTCCCTCCCGTTCTATCTCCCAAGCAGCAAACACATGGAAATAA